CTTTTTTCCTGTCATTCCTTCATACTTCTTCGATaacttctttgtttttctcaatttccttttctttacattcttttttcctgtcattccttcatccttcttcgaTAACTTCTTTGTTTtactctgtttccttttctttacattcttttttcctgtcattccttcatccttcttcgataacttctttgtttttctcaatttccttttctttacattctttttttcctctcattccttcatccttcttcgataatttctttgtttttctcaatttccttttctttacattcttttttcctctcattccttcatccttcttcgataacttctttgtttttctcaatttccttttctttacattcttttttcctctcattccttcatccttcttcgataacttctttgtttttctcaatttccttttctttacattcttttttcctctcattccttcatccttcttcgataacttctttgtttttctcaatttccttttctttacattcttttttcctctcattccttcatcctccatCCATCCTCCATCTACTCTATTCTATTATCGTTTGTGGGAGCAGAGTTTAGCGGGTTTTTTAGGTTTCTTTTTTTGCCGCTTGAATATTTTTACCGCAagaaaggcagctcaagggcaaaaagaaaagcAACTGCAATAAAAAATCCCGTCAGACGCTGCTCCAAACAAAAGCAAGAAGTGCGAGAGGCCAAAgcagaggtcaatttagggtgcTCAGCGggctttttatctctctttttaccCCCTTCAATTGCTTCCTCTGGTGTAAAGAAAAAGTCCATGCTTTGTAACTGAGGAAAGTCGAAGGTTGTCATTGCTAGGTAGACGTTATGGAAAGGAGAAGTTATGTAATGGATTAGAGTCATTGAAACAGCCTGCTTGACCCTTGTAAACTGTTTATTGAGGGTACCGAGGACACAGCAGCCAGTTAGTAGGTAGTACGTGTGATTTAGAATCGATAAGCAAAACGAAGcatgagagaaagataaaatgagTGAGACTGTGATTTTTAAGAACCAGTTTAGAACTAAGCCGGAAAGAGCCAAGAACCGGAGGAGGAAGCAGCCGTGATGTCAGCCAGGCCTCCCGCAGGTTCTAAAAGATCTGACAGATGGCGTAGTGCAGGGAGCTTCCGGGATAGTCCTTGTAGTAGTACATAGACGGACAAATGGCAAGGTAGTTCTCCGAGTTTCCCCCTTCCGGCTCCGGCTCACAGGGGTCCCAGTGAGGTCCACCGAGGGGTATATCCGTCTGGTCACTCTCCCACTTCCacctgagaggaggaggggaggaaggaggcgatGAGAGAAGGATATTTTTCAGAacgtgacggaaggaaggaaggaggaggaggtagagagactaGGATACCTTTACGGGCGTgacaaaatgaaggaaggaaggaaggaagggaaaagaaggtgacggaaggaaggagagacgaggatACCTTTGCGGGCGtgacaaaaggaaggaatgaagggaaaagaaggtgacggaaggaaggaaggaggaggtacagaGACTAGGATACCTTTGCGGGcgtgacaaaaggaaggaaggaaggaagggaaaataagatgaCGGAAGAGAATATCTTCCCAAACATGATGGAAGGAAGCCATTCTTCACGTAAGACTTATCTTCCTTCATATTAAACTTTCATGATCTTTGGTTTAGCTGGAAGTGATTAAACCTTTccttcagtgagagagagaaaataaattactTACTGTCCTTCAGTGAGACGATCAGACCCTCCAATCCAGAAGCATTTGTCCGTCAATtctgtgaagggaaggagatttTGTGAGCAGAGAATAACGTTATGAGGGAGGAGTAAGGAGTGGCTAGGAAAGACGAGGAtttgaggggagaggaaaaagaaacaggacgAGATATTAGTGTAGGGAATTACTCTCATGAACCCGGAAAAATTATTACACCTGGATCTCATAACTACCAACACAAGCCCTTGCTCCCTCACCTGAACCAATAATGTGCTGATAGACGGCGTTGTGCAGGTCGCCAGTCACCTTGGCGAGGCTTCCGCCGACCATGGTGCAGGATTGGAGCTGGGTATCCCAAGTGCCATAGCTGGCGAGGAAAGCGAGGCACTCTCCTCCTACTTCAACAAAACCGCTCTGacaagctgaaagaaaagtggaagaatgaaggCATTGAAGGTATGGCAACTGAAACACCcagaaagatagatggattgagTAATAGAGGTAACGGGCGTTGATGGACACAGGGCAAGTTAagcttctccatttctttcttccctaatcTGTTTTTTTCTAAGGCTGctgtccattttcctcttcccagtCTGTCTGTATAGCTGTAACctcctgcatgtgtgtgtgtgtgtgtgtgtgtgtgtgtgtgtgtgtgtgtgtgtgtgtgtgtgtgtgtctttgtggaAACGCTGCAGACACAAGAACTCCCCCTGAAAAGTACGTAAAATGTGGAACACTGGGCTTGGTGGGTCAACACACGtacccttcctctttgtcttcctgtcCCTGAGTCCATGGAAATATAAAACACTGAGGACGCGAGAGCTTAACACTGGAGACTCAATACTTGCGCTGGCTGTGGAGaggacacacacactgacaatacATGACACATATTGGACCTATTCAGTCCGATGGCACGTACCTCTGGTCTGCCCTGAGGCGAGGCCCACCGCGACTGCAAGAAAGAAGAAGGCTGTTAGTGGCATTGGGgacatggaagaagagagagagagagagagagagagagagagactactgaaCCCCGAGCGACAAGTGAAGTACAGTCTGCGTAATTCAGTCTGTATTCCTCAGTAAGCGTTATTGTTACCATGATGTTGAATTTGAAGCGGGTGCATCAGTTCTACTCTCATTTATATATCTTTTGAAGGAGTACTGCAAGGTAGAGTGGGATGTAgaaggtgtggtgggggggggatacAGCACGTAGCTATGGGTCTTTACCTGAGGCCACGGCAAGAGCAGCTATCCCCCTCATGGTCTGCTGGGGCTCTTGGGTCGGTCGGGGACGTCCTGAGGGTGTAGTTGAGGAGTGGGATGTTGTGATGGCCAAGGCTACCCTTATACTGGCGGCCGCATCGCCTCTTCCCTTTGTCTTATGTTGTCTTATCGCAGCAAGACTGGCGAATCATCACATTGAAAAGGTCATAGTGAGTCCCTTGCATTGCTTTTTTATGTTCGTTCAGGAAAGTGTGGCGTAGTTGAAGCTTTACGACTTTACTCTTCACTACTCTAAtctactcttctctcctttcctctcctctcctctcctctcctcttctcctcttctcttattttcttttctctcctcttctcctctcttctctactcttctcttttatattattttctcttctctcctctcctctcctcctctcctcttgttaAATTTCATACCATTTTGCCTCTACTAATGCTTTTGTTGACCGACTATTGAACGCCTTATGAAAACTGAAGAACGACTTTGAATGTTCTTGAAGTCTTGTCGATATCTTATCTTCGTATCACTAAGGTCACATGGAGGTCAGAGTGAGAGCCACGTGAC
The Eriocheir sinensis breed Jianghai 21 chromosome 12, ASM2467909v1, whole genome shotgun sequence DNA segment above includes these coding regions:
- the LOC126997640 gene encoding perlucin-like protein yields the protein MRGIAALAVASVAVGLASGQTRACQSGFVEVGGECLAFLASYGTWDTQLQSCTMVGGSLAKVTGDLHNAVYQHIIGSELTDKCFWIGGSDRLTEGQWKWESDQTDIPLGGPHWDPCEPEPEGGNSENYLAICPSMYYYKDYPGSSLHYAICQIF